In one window of Kitasatospora sp. MMS16-BH015 DNA:
- a CDS encoding trimeric intracellular cation channel family protein gives MTSQLFAPGVQQTLDLIGIFVFALSGGLMAVRKNMDIFGICVLAEATALGGGVMRDLVIGATPVVAFTNMGYFSTPLVAGLVVFFLHPEVERINRAVQTLDAMGLGLFCVTGTAKAHDYGLGSTASVACGMLTAAGGGVIRDVLAHESPSLLRWDREIYAVPALVGAAVVAVLIGTGHLDAWTGSGAAFCAFVLRMCALRYGWRAPRAWHRNGSRTSEE, from the coding sequence GTGACCTCGCAACTCTTCGCCCCGGGCGTCCAGCAGACGCTGGACCTGATCGGCATCTTCGTCTTCGCCCTGTCCGGCGGCCTGATGGCCGTGCGCAAGAACATGGACATCTTCGGCATCTGCGTGCTGGCCGAGGCGACGGCGCTGGGCGGCGGGGTCATGCGCGACCTGGTGATCGGCGCGACCCCGGTGGTGGCCTTCACCAACATGGGGTACTTCTCCACCCCGCTGGTGGCCGGCCTGGTGGTCTTCTTCCTCCACCCGGAGGTGGAGCGGATCAACCGGGCGGTGCAGACCCTGGACGCGATGGGCCTCGGCCTGTTCTGCGTCACCGGCACCGCCAAGGCGCACGACTACGGCCTCGGCTCCACCGCCTCGGTCGCCTGCGGCATGCTCACCGCCGCCGGCGGCGGCGTGATCCGCGACGTGCTGGCCCACGAGAGCCCGTCCCTGCTCCGCTGGGACCGGGAGATCTACGCCGTGCCCGCGCTGGTCGGCGCCGCGGTGGTGGCCGTGCTGATCGGCACCGGGCACCTCGACGCCTGGACCGGGTCGGGCGCCGCGTTCTGCGCGTTCGTCCTACGGATGTGTGCCCTCAGGTACGGCTGGCGGGCGCCACGTGCTTGGCACCGCAACGGTTCTCGCACCAGCGAGGAGTAG
- a CDS encoding IclR family transcriptional regulator, translating to MSQSVDRALTILASLGAGPASLEQAAGSVGVHKSTALRLLRTLQEHGFVQRRPDQRYQLGGRLLSLAQQGLEGIDVRQVAAPYLASLNERYGHAVQLAVLEDGEVLYLDKVDSRYPERAGSWPDPVGRIGRRVPAVATAVGKVLLADLPEDQLTAFLAGQDFPARTRNSIRSAEQFRAELVGVKRHGWAADQAEYQEAVNCLAAPIVGTDGTAIAACSISAPVQLAPIAELSRLVPELLCTVEAISLAYGGSPTPRWCENRCGAKHVAPASRT from the coding sequence ATGTCGCAGTCGGTGGACCGGGCGCTGACGATCCTCGCCTCGCTGGGAGCCGGGCCGGCCTCGTTGGAGCAGGCGGCGGGGAGTGTGGGGGTGCACAAGTCGACCGCGTTGCGGCTGCTGCGCACCCTGCAGGAGCACGGATTCGTGCAGCGGCGGCCGGACCAGCGGTACCAGCTGGGCGGGCGGTTGCTGTCGCTCGCGCAGCAGGGGCTGGAGGGGATCGACGTGCGGCAGGTGGCCGCGCCGTACCTGGCCTCCCTGAACGAGCGGTACGGGCACGCGGTGCAGCTCGCGGTGCTGGAGGACGGCGAGGTGCTCTACCTGGACAAGGTGGACAGCCGCTACCCCGAGCGGGCCGGGTCCTGGCCGGACCCGGTGGGGCGGATCGGGCGGCGGGTGCCGGCCGTGGCCACGGCGGTGGGCAAGGTGCTGCTGGCCGACCTGCCGGAGGATCAGCTGACGGCCTTTCTGGCCGGTCAGGACTTCCCCGCCCGGACCAGGAACTCGATCCGCTCGGCCGAGCAGTTCCGGGCCGAGCTGGTGGGGGTGAAGCGGCACGGCTGGGCCGCCGACCAGGCCGAGTACCAGGAGGCGGTGAACTGCCTGGCCGCCCCGATCGTCGGCACCGACGGCACCGCGATCGCCGCCTGCTCGATCTCCGCCCCGGTGCAGCTGGCCCCGATCGCCGAGCTCAGCCGGCTGGTGCCGGAGCTGCTCTGCACGGTGGAGGCGATCTCGCTGGCGTACGGCGGCTCGCCTACTCCTCGCTGGTGCGAGAACCGTTGCGGTGCCAAGCACGTGGCGCCCGCCAGCCGTACCTGA
- a CDS encoding AraC family transcriptional regulator — protein MDILTEVLASMRTSRPAAVRTNGRAPWALRLPPVAGAGFHVVLHGSCWLLEPDASRPPLHLREGDVVFLRDGHGHVLADDPATEPTEPGEEALAVSERRAVAARAESGLDGAAAPGPEPASDGPSATGEGPAPDGPGVARFRDGSPIGTVSLGGGGAEARLLCGAYHLDQGRPHPLVRQLPEVVHLATGGGRHPELTAAIGLLRSELDGPRLGSDGIVPALVDSLLLYVLRAWLDGQPSDALAGWAAALRDPVIAPALAAIHRAPDRPWTVEGLAARAGTSRATFARRFTSLVGEPPLAYLTRWRMTTAVDLLKDPALPLAAVAARTGYGSEYAFGKAFKREFGQPPGGYRRQLGPVAGATGLVG, from the coding sequence GTGGACATCCTCACCGAGGTGCTGGCGTCGATGCGGACCTCCCGCCCGGCGGCGGTCCGCACCAACGGCCGGGCCCCCTGGGCGCTGCGGCTGCCGCCGGTGGCCGGCGCCGGCTTCCACGTGGTGCTGCACGGCAGCTGCTGGCTGCTCGAACCGGACGCCTCCCGCCCCCCGCTCCACCTGCGCGAGGGCGACGTGGTCTTCCTCCGCGACGGCCACGGCCACGTCCTGGCCGACGACCCGGCCACCGAGCCCACCGAGCCGGGGGAGGAGGCCCTCGCGGTGAGCGAGCGCCGCGCGGTCGCCGCCAGAGCGGAGAGCGGACTCGACGGCGCGGCCGCACCGGGCCCGGAGCCCGCTTCCGACGGCCCGTCCGCTACCGGTGAAGGCCCGGCACCCGACGGCCCCGGTGTCGCCCGGTTCCGGGACGGCTCGCCGATCGGGACGGTCAGCCTCGGGGGTGGCGGGGCGGAGGCCCGGCTGCTCTGCGGCGCGTACCACCTGGACCAGGGGCGGCCGCACCCGCTGGTGCGGCAGCTGCCGGAGGTGGTGCACCTGGCCACCGGGGGCGGACGCCACCCGGAGCTGACGGCGGCGATCGGGCTGCTGCGCAGCGAGCTGGACGGCCCTCGGCTCGGGTCGGACGGGATCGTGCCCGCGCTGGTGGACTCGCTGCTGCTCTACGTGCTGCGGGCCTGGCTGGACGGGCAGCCGAGCGACGCCCTGGCCGGCTGGGCGGCGGCGCTGCGCGACCCGGTGATCGCCCCGGCGCTGGCCGCGATCCACCGGGCGCCGGACCGCCCGTGGACGGTGGAGGGCCTGGCCGCCCGGGCCGGCACCTCGCGGGCCACCTTCGCCCGCCGCTTCACCTCCCTGGTCGGCGAGCCGCCGCTGGCGTACCTGACCCGGTGGCGGATGACCACCGCCGTCGATCTGCTCAAGGACCCCGCCCTGCCGCTGGCCGCCGTCGCGGCCCGTACCGGCTACGGCTCCGAGTACGCCTTCGGCAAGGCGTTCAAACGCGAGTTCGGCCAGCCCCCGGGCGGCTACCGCCGACAGCTGGGGCCCGTCGCGGGAGCCACCGGTCTCGTTGGGTGA